Genomic segment of Corvus hawaiiensis isolate bCorHaw1 chromosome 27, bCorHaw1.pri.cur, whole genome shotgun sequence:
ACTGCCCCCTACCAGAGTGCCAAAGAGCCTACACTGACCTTGGTGCAGGGTGGTATGCTGATGTTCAGGTGGCAGAGCACATGCTGGAGGTCCTCGTATTTCATGGCCTTACGCAAGAAAGACAGGGAGCCACTGGCTTCCCGGCTGCTGTCCCGGACCTGAGTGCCAGAGCCCAGTTAGGTGGCTTGGCACAAGCCAAGGGCCCTAACTGGTTGCCCAGTCCTGTACCCTGACATTACCTTGATGGGGATGACAAGACGATTCTCCCGGAAGGACTGGAAGAGGAAGGTGCGGGGCTGAGTGGCCTTCTTGACAGGCACCAGGTTCCCTGAGAGTTCGACGTGCAAAGGCATCCCCTCTACCACCTGGCAGGGAGCATAAAACATGCTCAGaccctgtgcagagctgcttctcccGCTCCTGGACAGGGCAGCTAACCCTGACTCTCCTAGCCAGGCCGGGGCCAGGCCCTTCCACTGGCATCAGTCTCCCCTCACTTTGTcagccctctccctgctgccctccacACATGCTGCTGGGGACAAACCTCAATGTCCCTGCTGCGGGCCACCTCTGTGAAGTTCTCATGCTGCTCTAAAGTCTTGTCAACCTTGTCATCAGTCATGCAGTAGCAGCGCAGCCGGCCTTCTCGTGCATCATTCATCTTGGCAAACACCACGAATTTGGCCATGTAGGGCACGGCTGTCAGCTCCTTGTACAGCATCGTGGCAAAGTGCACGGCCTCAGCTGTGCGTGGGCAGTCGGCCAGCCAGAACCTGCAGGACATCTGGGTCagggtgctgctgggcagtggcaCCAGGGAGCTGCCCCCACCCCCCTCAACAGCCAACTGGACCTTAGAGGAAGCCCCAGGAGCTCTGGACACAGGTGTAGCCCCATCCGTGATGGGGACCCACCCAAGTATAAATAATGGCCTCCTTCCTTCTGCACACCCAGCTGTCATGAGTGTTTCCTGGTGTGTGCTCAGGCAGCACAGGGGTCTCAAGGCTAGAAGAAACCACCCTGCATGTAGGAATagggcagcacagcaccagGGATAAGGGGCTTCTCCTGGCAAAGGCTGTACCAAGGCCCAAGGAGCACCAGATGTCCTCAGATGGGCACACGTTTGCCCAGGACTCACCTGGCAGACACATTGGTGGTAAAGTTAGCACACTCATTTTCATAGACCAGCTTTGTGGTGCCTGTTATGTCTTCCCACTGGGCTTGGGCTGTCCCTCCTGCAGCGGAAAGCAAGGGTCAGCATACTGTCTTTCCATAAGCCTGGGGTCTGCATCCCCTAGGCATTTGCTTTCTCCACAGCTGTGCCCTTTCCTgagctccctggagctgcatCTCCCTGAGgcagcccagcccatccccatgGAGAGCACGCTCACAGCCTCACCGATCACACTGCAGAGCAGACGTAGGCTGGTGGTGTCACCCTCACCACTGTCTCGGGGATTGTCCTTCCAGGATGGTGGCAGTGGGATACGGAGGCCAATAGGGCGGTGGAACTTCCTCCGTCGTGGCTCCACTGTGACAATGGGGCTGAAGGTCGCTTGGTTCCCCAGCAGCTTAGTCACCAACTCAtcaggcacaggctgtgcctgtgGGTAACACAGGGATGGGCATTAGGGATGGTTTTTCCTCAGGctggggcacagcctgggcttgCTGCCCACCCCTGATTGCAGAAGCATGTCTGGGCCCCAGGCCGGGCTCTCTGGGGCTCACCTGCAGGGCCAGCCTCACTCTCTTGGTGACAGCAGTGTCTGGAAAGGTGGCCTGTACCATGGGCACCAGTGTGCTTTTCAAACAGCCTCCCTCAGGGCCAATCATGTCACAGTCCTGGCAAATCCGGGACATGACCACAAAGTAGAGAGGGAAGTCGGTGGTGATGATGCGGCAGACCCTCTTCTtatccagctcctcctggctctccagctctgcaAGGGCAGCACTGCCATCAGTGCTCATACACCAAGCATCTGGCTGTCCCTCAACACCCCTCCATGCTGCACTGACCACACCACTCAGCCCCATTCCACCACCCAGGCCACCGCAGCCCTGCGTGCAGGGAGCTGTGAGGTGTGGAGCCCCTGCCTTCCTGGCACGCTCACCCTCGTCCATGCCATTGAGCAGCTGGTCCATGTAGCTCTCCTCATAGCGGTTGCGGTGCTCCTTCCAGACAGAGCCGTTCTCGCTGCGCAGCACTACCAGCTCACGGTCTCCACGTCCATACGAGGCAAAGTGTGGAATCTCCACAATGACAGGGCTGCAGATAGCAAAGGAAGGCCACTGGCACCCACAAGCTGCACAAGGACACGCAGGCAGCAAGGTGGCCCTGGGCAGAGTGCGTGCCCATGCTGCGCAgctgctgggggaagaaggacgGCTGACCTCCCTCTCTCTGGGAAAGAGGGCTCTGCAGCTGGTGGAACAGGGCTGGCCAGGGCTTTTCTGCCACTGTTCTATTACTCTTGAATGACCCACCCCAGAAACATGCTGCACCCAACAAGAGGTGGGATTTCTCCTCTGCCAACTTCCAGAAGCAGAGATAGGCAGAGGTCTGGCCCTGGATGGTAAAGCCCTCCAGATGAGCCCAGATCTGTCCCCAGTCCTGAGGGATGGCCCTGGTGTGGGCAGCCCAATCTGctcttttcccagctgtgctcacctgaggaACTGGGCACCAGCAGGCCCCAGAGCAATGATCCGACTGCCCAGACCCTCCTCCTCAGCCAGTGGTGGGGGTGCAGGTAGCTTTTGGGGCTTCACCAGGCGGCAGGTAATGCGGGTCGGTGCAGCACAGGCACGGGGCGGGATGACCACACGCAGACCATGGTGCCGGCTGCCCCGCATGGAGCCACCACGGGCATCCACCATGAAGCTCACCAGGAACCTGGAGTGGACAGAGGCATGGGCACATGGGCACCTTGCAGCCAGCTTGTGAACAGAGTGTGCATGTGCTGCGCAGGCTGGGCACTCACCCTGTGTGCACGGGGCTGGCCACTGGGCTGATGTTATCTGAGGTCTCAgtggcagggctgctggggatCAGGGAGTCCTCGTCGAACTCCTTGGAGGGCTGTGTAAGGCAGGGAAGAGACCCCGTGGGCAAAGGGTCCTATCTGGGGGTGTTGAGCCTGCCCACCCTTACACAATCCTCGCTGGACAGTCCTGCACCACCAGGTCAATGCCCATTACCCATCCCACACTTGAGCTCTGTGATGATGGGGGAGCTGCCCCGGCAGGGAATGCCTGGGGGAGGCCATGGCAGGCTGTATCTCATGCTCACCTCCTGTGGGGACACCGAGGGTGCATGCAGCAGACTGACTTGCTCAGCTTCTGTCTCCACAGGTCCTACCTGCTCAGTCTCCTCAGCTCTGGTCACCACAGTTTCAGGTGGGATGCAGGGGACCTGCAGGACAGCTGGAGACTCCACCCTGGCAGGAGAGGGTAGTGACAGCCACAGAACTGGTAGggtccctcagcccctgcccatccccacagagccctGGGGCCGCTGGACAAAGGCAAACTAAGCAGCAGTCCCATGTCCTggtgcaggaacagcactgaCCAGCTTTGCCTGCCATGGCAGCCAGTGAGGGCTCAGTGATCTATTCCTTGCCCGGAGTCTTATGTGCCCCACAAgaagcccagcccagcacaaggCTGTTCTGTGCCCTGTAcctgctccctccccaccaTACAGTGTCTCTTACGTTTGCTCCAGTGTCGTTGTGGTCATGAACTCCAGTATCTCCCTTTTGCCTTCCTGGTCTCTGAGATCAGGTGTCTTGGGCTTTGGTGCAATCAGCTCTTCCTCTGAAACCAAGAGCTGGCTCAGCAAGCAGAGGCAGATGGACAAGGGAACACAGATAACCAGCCTTTGCTCCCACCCCTCctcagggctggagccagggcgCATCCCCGCTCCCACTGCTTGACACAGACACTTGGCCCCTGGGTCTCAGCCAGACACAGGGGGGGCTTTGCTGTCTGCCAGAATGGGTCTGCTGGCAGGGCAAGGCCCATGCCACAGGCCAGCGGgacaggagctgtgggagccgTCAGGAACTTCGGCTGCTCACTAACCTCTTTCTCACAGCACCAATCAGCACAGAGACTGCAGGGGACACCTTACACTTTGATGTCTGGGACAGGGACATAGGCACGACTGGGGGTGCAGGAGGCTGCCCTAACACTACACCCCGCTGgaggcacagagctctgctAATGCTGACCACTGGTCCCATTAATACCTGCTAACTAGCTCACCAGGGTTTGGCTCTGGCCAGTGCCCTGTGGGAGGGTGTCCAGCACCTCCTGATCCAGAGAGAGTACCCCAGAGATGGGGAGGGGaccacagaagcacagagaCCTTGAGCTCTCAGGTTAATCCCTGCTCTGGCCAGGATGGAATGGGGCAGTTGTGGAGGGGCACCAGTAGTTGTCACAGTACCAGGTTCCTCcacctgccatggacagggccTGGGTCTGACAAGGGAGTCAGGGTCCTCCTGAGTGGGAGGATGCCCATTCATGCAGTCACACCACAGCAAGCAGCACGGACATGGATTGGCAGGGCAGGatggcagggctggtgctggagagcaccagcccagcagcaaGGCTCAGCAGATGGATATGGCGTGCGGATGCTTAGTGGCCATGGGGTGAAATGGGCCAttgagctggggcagggggacatATTTCATACCCATTACTGTGACATGAGCAGTGCCTGCAAAGTAAGAAGAGGCAAAAGTGAGGTCTTGGTGGGAGGGCGCAGGAGCaaaccagctgcagctgggctgggagatggtgCCCTCCAGCAGAGCAAGGCACAGTGGGGGCTCTGCATGCCCAAGGGCTCTCTGCACAGTCCCTGGGGCACAGGATCACAGAGATGTCCAGACTTTGTGTCCCTGCATAGTGCAGGGAAGCACACAAGCCAGGAGGTGCCACCTCAGGAGTCTGGTAGGCTTCCTTCGTCCCCTCTGCAAgaccacagcagggcccacacAGCTCCCCCACCCTGGGGGTGTCTCTGTTCCAGCAGGAACACCAGTGCCATCCCCATGACTGCTGCCTGCCACACTGACCCAGCTGGCAGATCTCTGGGATGGTGTGACCTGACTCCCGCCCCTCACCTTCATCCTCTGATACGTCCAGAATCTCATCTACAGTCTCTGGGAAGCTCATGCGGTGCTTGTCACCAACTGactgtgggagcagagcagagtcAGAGGAGGCCAGCACTTTGCTGCACAGCTATCTGCAGCCCCCTCCTTACACCTGGGCTAGGCACCCAGCTGCAGACCTTTCCCAGGCTGCCCTCAGTCCCAGCCCTCCTCCACAGCATCCTGGTCCTAGTACCAGGGGCTCACCGGGATGTCGGTTTCCTCTGTGACAATCTTGAGCACGTCTGTGACAGAAATGTAGCCGAGCCGCTTTGCAATGGCCAGGGGAGTGGTTCCATTCTGTGCACAGAGGAAAgactggggcagcagcagccacagggcagcccaggcagctgcctgaGCTTGCCACAGGGTGGGGAGGTGCGGGCAAGCATTGTACTCACTGTGCTGATCTCGTTGGGAGACGCACCGTGCTTCAGCAGCAGTGTCACCACATCTGTGTGGCCCTGCTGTGCCGCTTGATGCAGGGGGGTGTAGCCCAGCTGCAGGGGAGGACAGAGGATGCTGCAATCAGTTCTGCAAGTCTGCTGCTCCAGAAATGCCCCCAGGTCTCACACACCGTGCTTCATGCCTGGAGCATGAGGACAGCTCCCCTTCCCCATCAACCTGCATGCTGTTGCCCATGGCAGAAGCGTCCTTGGAGCACAGGACACCTCTGTACCTTAGTCTTGGCATTGACATCAGCTTGGTGCTGCAGCAAAAACTTCACCAGCTTGATGTTCCCATAATGGCTGGCCACATGCAGCGGGGTATAGCCCATCTGAAAGACAAGATCAGGTCTCAGTCTGTCCTTAGTGCTTACTGCCCTTCTGGCTTGGATATACTCATCCCACAGGCATGCCCCCATGCATGAAGGATGAGGCACACATGTGGGGGCTTCCCAAAAGCCCAAGACCAGAGCAGAGGGCTTCAAACCATGTGTACCTGCGGGTACAGAGGTGAGCTATAGGAGCAGGCAAGAATCACTCCTCCAGAGAGGTGGGGGGAAGTGGAGGAAGATTCCCCAAGACACAGGCAAAATGGTAAGGATGCCTGCTAGAGGGGAGTTTCttgtacaaagaaaaagaaaagaaatgctccTCCCTGAGCAGACCTAGAGGTAGTTCCCCCATGTGTTTCACCACAGCCATGGTCAATGCAGTACTTTACCCTGGTCATTGCATCCACCGTGACTCCATGTTTCACTAGAACATCAGCAACCAGCACATGCCCCTCTTGGGCCACAAGATGGAGAGGAGTCAGGCCACTCTGCAAAGAGAGGAGGTCTTGGCACAATGGCACTGCCATCACCACAGCTCCATCAGCAGAGACTCTTGTCAGGTCTCCAGCTTGGCAAACTGACTGACACAGTGTCCTGCTGCCCAAACACAGGGAGGCACAGGGGCCTGGACCTCCATCCAGACTGCTGTTCTCTGCTGGCTTGTTtgcctccagcctggcaggaTGCACTGGGACAACTTACCTTGTTGCCTAGGTTGCCATTGGCTTGTTTGGAGAAAAGCAGTGCCACCATGTCTGCATGCCCCTCCTGGGAAGCCAGGTGCAGGGGAGTGACTCCCTGCATAGACTCAGCATTTGCAGAAGCCCCATACTGCAGCAGGCTGCTGGCCACCTCCATCTGGTTTTGCTTGGCAGCGATGTGCAGGGGGGTGTACCCGTTCTGCAGGGGAGAGAGGCTCATTGCAGTGCTCAGCCCTGCCAAGCAGACCAGAAGGGACAGGAGGTGCCACCCTGCCTCTGCAGGCCAGCTCTGCCCTTCCTAGTTGCCTCCAGAGCCCAGGGATGCCCCCCACACCATCTCTCTGACAGCAACCAGCCCTGACATTGAGGCCACGTCCCACTCTTCCAACCAAGTCAGCACGGGGGTTTCAAAGACCACCTGCTTCAGGTTTGACTGGTATGGGCTGTTCTGGAGTTTTCCACACATGAATTTCTGCAGCAGTATGCAGCCTCTGGGAGCTGCAAAAAGCTGGGGCAGACACAACTCCTGGAACGTGCCTGGCTGAGGTGTGGAGCTAAACTCCCAGTACACAGCATTAGTATTCAGGCAGAGACTGCAGGGCCTTGagtcctgcctctgctgccacgctgcaggagcagagcagctggcagaCACCCGCTGCCCAGGCTGACGTGCAGGCTGTTGGTGACGCAGACCAACAGGGTGCTGGCACTGGTACCGGCTGCTCCCGGTGCCTGCCCAGCATGTCTGCCAGCAGCCTGCACAGTGGAGAGGAGAGTGCCAGATGGGGAGGGCTGGCACCACCAGCCATTTGGCTGTTTTCAGGATGCAGCTTTTGCAAACAACATGGAGAGCAAGACGCCTGCTGGTCTGCTCTGTGGGGAGATGCTCCCCATGCTCAGGCAGAGCCGGGCGACTCTCACAAGCTTATGGGTTTTCTGATTCACTGCTTCATAGCTGAATGCAAACATTTGCGTGTGGTTTCCCAAACTGCCAGACCGCAGCGCTGCTCTGCAGGACTTGCCATGGAAACACGTTCCCCACGCAGCAACCACCACGCTGCTAACAGGGACCATCCCTGACACAGCCTATCTGCTGGAACAGTACCACTGCCTGGCACCCTGCCTGCTCCGCGTGGTGTGAGGACAGGCAGGGATGAGCAGCAGACACGGAGAAAGGTTGGTGGTGATCAGACCGTTGTACATTCTCTGAGTGCCAGGGTTGAGGGGAAGCAGTGCTGGCCCCAGACTGGCAGGCACTGGACACACAACAcctccccacatccccagggaAACCCAGCCCAAACTTACCCAGGCCGAGTTGTGTGGAGAGCTCcccttgggaagcagcagcttgaCAATCTCCAGGTTGTTGTGGTGCACAGCCACATGCAGTGGAGTCAGGCCATTCTGCAGAGGGGGAGAGAGTACAAACGGGTGAGACAGAGCCTCTCCCCATACCAGACCACTCCTCCCACAGAAGCAGCActcaccttccctgctgcatTGGGGTGAGCGTCATGTGCCAACAGCAACTCTGCCACATCCACCTTCCCATACTTGGCTGCAACGTGGAGAGGGGTAAATCCTTTCTGAGGAGAAAGGCAGCCCATCACAGGGTGGTAGAGATGAAGATAGTGTTGGCGCCTGCTGCAACACAGGAGGAGGCTGCCCCTCCTGTGACAGGGACACTGTGCCACCAGCCTGCTCAGCCTTGGCCCAGCTGGGTGAGGCCTTTTGCAGCAGTGGATACAGCAGCCTACCTTGGTCATGCAGGTCTGTGAGGCTCCCTTgtccagcagggccagggctgtgtccaTGTGCCCCTCTCTGGCAGTGATGTGCAGGGGCGTGTGCCCTGCTGTGGTGGCCAGGTTGGGGTTGGCGTTGTTCTCCAAAAGGAGTTTGACCATGCCAGTGTGGCCGATGCGTGCAGCACAGTGCAGAGGAGTCTGGTCATCCTGTGAAGGTGGCAAAGAAGCTGTTTGGGCAGACCTGGACCAGTCCCTTCTTGCCATGCCAAAAGGGTCCCAGCCCTGCTACCACTGTTGCACAGCCCCTCGTAGGCTGCGCTCTGGGCGCGTGAGAGCGAAGAAACCAGCACCAGCTGTTCCCAGAGCTGATTATCACACAGGTTCTCTGTACCTACCTTGGCCTTAGCATTGGCTTTGGCTTTGTTCTGCAGCAGGTACTTTGCCACATCtgtgtgcccagctctggctgccatGTGTAGGGGCGTCTCCACTTTCTGCACCAAAGACAAGATAAAGTGGTAAGGCCAAAGGAGGGAAAACGCCTTCCTGCAGTCATTCCTCTGCTCCGAACAGAGGAGAGCAGTGCCTGAAACCCCTACTGGTTCTGTGTGCCAGCAAAAAGCAGAGGGCACCAGGGACTGCTCGGGTGAACAGAGGGTGCAGGACCTGGGCAATTCTCACATCCCGCTGAACCCCAATTAGCTGAGCTCCCAAAGCCCCAACCAGGGTGGAACTCACCACGTTGGACACATTAGAAGAGGCTCCACGCTGCAGCAGAGTCTTGACGATGGGCAGATGCCCCATGAAGGCAGCCACATGCAGCGGGGTCAGGCCAGACTGTGAAGAGAAACGGATGGGACCAAGATGGGACTTACGGCCTTGCCAGTATCTCTTActgtcccctcctccttctccccagggcaggTCTCACCAGAGGCAAAATCTGagtccccaggctgctccaggagcctgGCAAGTGAGTGTGGGGGAaacacagggagctgctctctcccctgcatctccctgcccTTTGGGGAGACGCTGCCTGAGTTCTGAGTGCAAAGGGCCAAGACCAAGAAAGGTCCCCGGGGTATGGCAGATGCAACAGGGACATCACATCCTGCCACGTTGTCCACTCTGTATGTGCAGAAGCAAGAGAGCTGAGGATGGGCTCAGCCCACTTACCTCTGTGACAGCATCAATGGAGGCACCTGTCTtcaacagcagctccatcacACGGATGTGGTTTTTCTTGCAGGCAATATGGAGGGGTGTGAAGCCATTCTGCAGACAGACAGATGGACAGTGATTTGCAGGAACAATCCCTCTCCCCTGGTCCAGCCCACCCACCCTTCCTCACCAAGGCTCGGGAGTTGGGCTTGGCCCCCTTCTCCACCAGCAGCTTGGCCACCCGGTGGTGTCCACAGTGTGCAGCCACATGCAGTGGCGTTAGGTGGTCCAGGGTGATGTCATCGATCTCAGCGCTGTACTGCAGGAGCAGGCGTACGCAGTCCAGGTGGTCACCCTGTGCTGCCATGTGGATCGGCGACAAGCCGTTCTGCAACCATGGAGCAGGGCCTCAGGGCTGCGCCAGGAGGGGGTCCAGGCATCCCACCCAACCCCTGCCTTGCACCCCCAGACACTACTCTAGGGCAGAAGAGACAGCTTGTTCCCCAGGGTGCTACCAGAGAGGAGCCCCAAAGTCCCTCACTGAGACTTACAGGGGAGCAATGTCGAGTGGACGGAAGGGCCTGAAGAGCTGCTGCCATGGGGCAGACTGTACCCAGGCAACCCCCAAGACTGGTCCCTTTGAAAGATGAAGTCCTCAAGCAAAGGACTCCAGCTAGAGCCAAGTAGGGCAGGAAGCTTCTTACCCctcaaaaaaagccccaagccAGCCACGGGTGCCATCCAGCGCTACTGTGCACAGCTTGTCACCCCACTGTGCTGCCCTGGAACCTGGCACCAATCACAGCCCCACCAAGTCACCTGGGTACCTTGGTTTTGGCTTGAATGGGAGCCCCATGGTCCAGAAGGATCTCTGCAATTCTCACGTGTCCATTGCGCGCTGCACAATGGAGAGGGGTCAGCTCATCCTGGGAGGAGAGAAGGGTTCAAGGGCTCAGTATGGCATGGAAGGGCAGGGTTCCCTCAGGTAGAGGACTAACTTTGGACTTATTTGCAAAATGAGGCAAAACAAGGCAAAACTGAGCCTGGCCTCAGCTCCCAGGGCACACTTTCGTAGCCATGCTCTCCTCTCACCTCGACACGTGCCAGCAAAACACCTGGTCCGTCCCCTCAGTGCACCAGAGACCTTCCCTCACATTTCCAGCAAGACGTTTACAGGGTAAGCACTGGGCAGAAGGAGCTCAGGGAGGGAGATGGCCCATGTAAAGATGGGCTGTGTTCAGAAGTGCTCTCACCTTGGTCCTTGTCTCTATCTGGGCTCCACGGTCCAGCAGCAGCCGTACCATGATGATGTTGCCCCGGCGGGAAGCTATGTGCAGGGGAGTGATCCCATTCTGCCAGGAGGAACGACAGTCTGTCAGAAGGAGCAGCCCCTCCTCTTTCAAGGAGGCAAGGGACAAGCAAAGGAGAGAGGACAGGGAGAGCTACACCTCTGCCCAGGGACAACGCAGGGGAGCAGCCTGTTTAACAGGGCTATGAGAAAGGGCTGTGCAGCTAAAGGCTGCAGACAGAAGCTACACAAAGCTTGCAAGAAAGCACCAGCTCATGGATTGGGCTGCACCCATAGGTGGGTCTGGAAGAGGCATCCTAACTGCAGGTTCTAtgagctctgccctgcagcaacagcaacagcttTCCCTCAGCCTGGACACAAGGTCCCTGAGAGCTTTCGGGGATGCACGGCTGCttctgacagaagggagacataGCAGAAAAGGCCCATGCTGGTTATTATTTGCAACTCCCTGTGCATCTGTGCTACTTTCTGCATGGTCCCACCTCACCAGCAtaccctggcagctgctgctgcaccctACATGGATAGAAGGCAGAGcatcctcctctgctgctggagcagcacaagCTCCAGTAGCTTCCCACTCTGCACTCACCTGGGGTGTGAAGTTGACACTGGCTCCACGGTTCAGCAGTAACTGGGCCACACTGAGATTCTCATAGTGGGCTGCAATGTGCAAAGGGGTGAATCCAGTCTAGGGAAAGAAGGAGGGATCAGCCCAGCCAGACACATGCTCCCTGATGAAACTACAGATAAATACAGCATACCAAGCTGCTGTTCtccctggggatgtggggaAGCTCCCAGAGACAGCATAGGAAAACCACACACCTTGGAGAGGACATCAGCATTGGGGTCATTCTGCAGCAGCACGGCTGCTGTGCGAGTGTCATCATTGCGGGCTGCAATGTGCAGGGCAGGCAGACGGACCTTACCCTTTGTCCCATAGTTGATAAGGTGAGCAACCACATTCTCATGTCCTTGCTGGAGAGCCACAGCTAGTGGAGTGAAGCCATCCtgccaaggagagggagagaatcaAGGAACCATGGCAGGACCCAGCACACCCCTCAGTAGCCCCCACCAGCAGGGCCACAGGCTCCTCCCCAAGGATCTCACCTCTGTGGCTACATTCTGGTTGGCTCCATTTTCCAGCAAGAACTTCACAACTTCCAGGTGGTTCTCCTGCGCTGCCATGTAGAGAGGTGTGAAGCCTTTCTGCAAATACAGGGCCATGCACATCAACACAACTCTTCCTTGTGTTTCTCGAGTTCTTTTAAGACCTACACCCCATCAACACCCACACTCCCAGGTCAGTGAACAGGGGCAGAAGCATCCATTGTGggtgtgaaaaagaaaataaaacctggcAACAGTGGAACAATCACAGAGAGCTGGAGCCCAAGGCTTCACatatccagaaaaaaacaggcaGTGCTTTGTAAGAGTCAACCCAGGAGACACTGCCTTCTGCACACTGCCAGTATTGTCCCTAGCTTCAGGGATAATTCTCCTATCAGGCAAAATGTGAAGAGCTTTCAGCCCTACCAGGCCCAAGGAAGAGAGAGCGAAGGAAGCACAGTGTGTGTAACTGCAGGGGTTGCTGGACATCTCAAAGCTTTGCCAGGGAGGCATCAGCCATGAGTCCTCCCAGGATAAGTTCAGCATGCTTGTGTGTGCTGACAGGGACTCCCTCAGCAGAGACCATGCAGGTCTCCCCATGTGCCTCAAGACTCTCACCACATCATTTGTCTCTTTTCAGGAGCCTGGCAGAGCAGTCCTTGTTCCTGAACAGCACTAGAGGGAAACTGCAAAGGGCTGCTGAAGTGCCCATGCTGGGCATTGTTCCCACCATGAGGACACCACCAATCACACGTGATGGGTGCCTTTCCCATTTCAGACCAGGTCATCCTACCTGGGACTGTGCATTGACGTTGGCCCCATAGTTCACCAGCTCCCGGACCACGTCCTGTTGTCCAGCCAAGGCAGCAatgtgcagggctgtgtttcCCTTCTGAAAGACACCACAGGACAGCGCTCAGGGGCTGAAGCAACCCAGGATGCCAGGGTAAGATGGGCCTGACATGTGCTAACAGGCACGCAACCAGAGCAGCTGGCCAGGAAAACCTTTAGAAGGCCATGCAGCTCTCACTCCATGTTCCATCCCTGCTGTAGACCAACCAGCCACCCTTCCCATTTGCTGGCCAGGGAAGAGAGTGATttcatctctcccatgaagttACTGGCAGCAGAAGCTGTATGCA
This window contains:
- the ANK1 gene encoding ankyrin-1 isoform X9 translates to MAQAAKQLKKIKDIEAQALQEQKEKEESNRKRRNRSRDRKKKRGHAPTTVDPLPSCCKQGSPEGMLEQESAVQADAATSFLRAARSGNLDKALDHLRNGVDINTCNQNGLNALHLASKEGHVKMVVELLHKEIVLETTTKKGNTALHIAALAGQQDVVRELVNYGANVNAQSQKGFTPLYMAAQENHLEVVKFLLENGANQNVATEDGFTPLAVALQQGHENVVAHLINYGTKGKVRLPALHIAARNDDTRTAAVLLQNDPNADVLSKTGFTPLHIAAHYENLSVAQLLLNRGASVNFTPQNGITPLHIASRRGNIIMVRLLLDRGAQIETRTKDELTPLHCAARNGHVRIAEILLDHGAPIQAKTKNGLSPIHMAAQGDHLDCVRLLLQYSAEIDDITLDHLTPLHVAAHCGHHRVAKLLVEKGAKPNSRALNGFTPLHIACKKNHIRVMELLLKTGASIDAVTESGLTPLHVAAFMGHLPIVKTLLQRGASSNVSNVKVETPLHMAARAGHTDVAKYLLQNKAKANAKAKDDQTPLHCAARIGHTGMVKLLLENNANPNLATTAGHTPLHITAREGHMDTALALLDKGASQTCMTKKGFTPLHVAAKYGKVDVAELLLAHDAHPNAAGKNGLTPLHVAVHHNNLEIVKLLLPKGSSPHNSAWNGYTPLHIAAKQNQMEVASSLLQYGASANAESMQGVTPLHLASQEGHADMVALLFSKQANGNLGNKSGLTPLHLVAQEGHVLVADVLVKHGVTVDAMTRMGYTPLHVASHYGNIKLVKFLLQHQADVNAKTKLGYTPLHQAAQQGHTDVVTLLLKHGASPNEISTNGTTPLAIAKRLGYISVTDVLKIVTEETDIPSVGDKHRMSFPETVDEILDVSEDEEEELIAPKPKTPDLRDQEGKREILEFMTTTTLEQTVESPAVLQVPCIPPETVVTRAEETEQPSKEFDEDSLIPSSPATETSDNISPVASPVHTGFLVSFMVDARGGSMRGSRHHGLRVVIPPRACAAPTRITCRLVKPQKLPAPPPLAEEEGLGSRIIALGPAGAQFLSPVIVEIPHFASYGRGDRELVVLRSENGSVWKEHRNRYEESYMDQLLNGMDEELESQEELDKKRVCRIITTDFPLYFVVMSRICQDCDMIGPEGGCLKSTLVPMVQATFPDTAVTKRVRLALQAQPVPDELVTKLLGNQATFSPIVTVEPRRRKFHRPIGLRIPLPPSWKDNPRDSGEGDTTSLRLLCSVIGGTAQAQWEDITGTTKLVYENECANFTTNVSARFWLADCPRTAEAVHFATMLYKELTAVPYMAKFVVFAKMNDAREGRLRCYCMTDDKVDKTLEQHENFTEVARSRDIEVVEGMPLHVELSGNLVPVKKATQPRTFLFQSFRENRLVIPIKVRDSSREASGSLSFLRKAMKYEDLQHVLCHLNISIPPCTKGSGSDERRRTLTPLSLRERYSILSETSFGSLSSTDKADQKMVDIAEQLGLSWAELARELQFGVDDINRIRVENPNSLLEQSIALLNLWASREGKNVKMENLYTALRNIDRGEIVNMLEGSGRQSRSLKGSWRYTDRDYSLSPSQMNGYASLQDELLSPASLHYTLPSPLRADQYWNEVAIMDAIPMAATEQDALMEMSDMQVWSSGLTPSLVTAEDSSLECSKAEDSDATSEGRFPGQLLADAHGPDHMGSMDLVEDDTVDSDAMNGLIDLLEQEEGQRPEGKMPSGDHQPGTGEQDPESEVSFVSVQQKVQARIMTSPTFSHAVEKSADRLRDWNAEGSFISCLQDLTPGSWQEGVTRRLLPTHTTASGAQGQEQEQVLMPAMELMRISSAEDSDWQPQHPAGGWQEEADSRFFGQGNEALHLPGEQVTEEQFTDDQGNIITKKIIRKVVRQLGPGDMGDRQEQEELILEGSLQEPQDLEAEDDHFMKYSILHRDGLGAKEEVRVRVPKPEVSGGRMGAQIVKRASLKRGKQ